The following are encoded in a window of uncultured Sphaerochaeta sp. genomic DNA:
- a CDS encoding amino acid ABC transporter substrate-binding protein codes for MKRSIVVLLSLLLVSVSLFAAGTKEQAPGVDNSLQKIMDKGVLVMGLDDNFPPMGFRDEKGELVGFDVDLAKEAMKRLGVELKLQAIDWNAKEQELNTGNIDCIWNGFTITPERQEAMTFTPPYIHNAQVVVVRDDSPYTTLASLSGKTVGYQAGSSASNAIDDTPEFKQSVKSFVEFKENLTGLMDLEIGGIDALVVDVTVAEDNIKRSGKPFRILEEELAPEDYGIGFRKGEQKLADAVWQQLEAMAADGTLAKISTDWFGSDITVVAK; via the coding sequence ATGAAACGAAGCATTGTTGTACTGTTGTCACTATTATTGGTTTCGGTCAGCCTTTTCGCTGCAGGAACCAAGGAACAAGCACCCGGTGTTGATAATTCCCTTCAGAAAATCATGGATAAGGGCGTGCTTGTCATGGGTCTTGATGACAACTTCCCTCCCATGGGTTTCCGTGATGAGAAAGGTGAACTGGTGGGTTTTGATGTAGATTTGGCCAAGGAAGCTATGAAGCGCCTCGGTGTTGAGCTCAAGCTCCAGGCAATCGATTGGAATGCCAAGGAACAGGAACTGAATACCGGAAACATTGACTGTATCTGGAATGGTTTCACCATCACTCCTGAACGTCAGGAAGCCATGACCTTTACCCCTCCCTATATCCACAATGCCCAGGTTGTGGTAGTGAGAGATGACAGCCCTTACACCACACTTGCCTCCCTCAGTGGAAAAACCGTTGGATACCAGGCTGGATCATCAGCTTCAAATGCAATCGACGACACTCCCGAGTTCAAGCAGTCCGTAAAGAGCTTTGTTGAGTTCAAGGAGAACCTTACCGGTTTGATGGATCTTGAGATTGGAGGTATTGATGCACTGGTGGTTGATGTCACTGTCGCAGAGGACAACATCAAGCGCAGCGGAAAACCCTTCAGAATCCTCGAGGAGGAACTTGCTCCCGAAGACTATGGTATTGGATTCCGCAAGGGTGAGCAGAAGCTTGCAGACGCAGTATGGCAGCAGCTTGAGGCTATGGCCGCAGACGGTACGCTTGCAAAAATCTCCACCGATTGGTTCGGTAGTGATATTACTGTTGTAGCAAAATAA
- a CDS encoding extracellular solute-binding protein, whose amino-acid sequence MKRSIALALMIALLLPLSLFAQGGKEAVVDENAPVTIQYWTHEDPARTELENELIAAFMAQNPNITVVRTTQSSAKQIELVQTAFAANQGPDMFNLPIENQYAYISNYRVAPVDYQAAGYSDKEDLLDTYVDGVLDTVTVNGEVYGLPLELTNWAIYVNKKIFRDAGLNPETDYPKTWEEMADVSEKLVIRDGDILIRRGFDFRYPYYLTFFVPMVEQLGGELISSDGKQAIVGDEAWLKALTYMQEWGPSGRNLGSPTYKNARKLFDLDNNDMAMAHSGLYQQGRIAEDNPEFFESGEWMVIPYPVFEDAVRDVAACYYGHFFMVNADSDPNVQKAAWKLAGFLLSHGEDYLTRGGNIIQPTKALFASDTLKNMPYSDVFINDMERSHMIYYGANSAEIQTQIRYAVESVMLSGVSPQKALATLRSAVQEIVDEQ is encoded by the coding sequence ATGAAAAGATCAATTGCATTGGCATTGATGATTGCTTTGTTGCTCCCTCTCTCCTTGTTTGCTCAAGGTGGAAAGGAAGCTGTTGTAGATGAAAACGCTCCAGTTACCATACAGTACTGGACACACGAGGATCCAGCTCGTACGGAGTTGGAGAATGAACTGATCGCCGCATTCATGGCACAGAACCCGAATATTACGGTAGTAAGAACTACCCAGTCATCTGCAAAGCAGATTGAACTGGTACAGACCGCTTTTGCCGCGAACCAAGGCCCTGACATGTTCAATCTTCCGATTGAAAACCAGTATGCATACATCTCCAACTACCGTGTTGCACCGGTCGATTACCAGGCAGCAGGGTATTCTGACAAGGAAGACCTGTTGGATACCTATGTGGATGGTGTACTGGACACCGTTACCGTCAATGGAGAGGTCTACGGCCTGCCCTTGGAACTAACCAACTGGGCAATCTATGTGAACAAGAAGATCTTCCGCGATGCTGGTCTCAACCCTGAGACCGATTATCCCAAGACATGGGAAGAGATGGCTGATGTCTCTGAGAAGCTCGTCATTCGTGACGGGGATATCCTCATCCGTCGTGGATTTGACTTCCGCTATCCCTACTATTTGACGTTCTTTGTACCCATGGTTGAACAGCTTGGTGGAGAGCTTATCAGCAGTGATGGCAAGCAGGCCATTGTTGGTGATGAGGCTTGGCTCAAGGCTCTTACCTACATGCAGGAGTGGGGTCCTTCTGGACGTAATCTTGGTTCCCCCACCTACAAGAATGCCCGCAAATTGTTTGATTTGGATAACAATGATATGGCAATGGCCCATAGCGGTCTTTACCAGCAGGGAAGGATTGCCGAAGACAACCCTGAGTTCTTTGAGAGTGGTGAGTGGATGGTAATCCCATACCCTGTGTTCGAGGATGCCGTTCGTGATGTGGCAGCTTGCTACTATGGTCACTTCTTCATGGTGAATGCAGACAGTGATCCCAATGTACAGAAGGCAGCTTGGAAGTTGGCAGGATTCCTGCTCAGCCATGGAGAGGATTACCTCACCCGTGGTGGAAACATCATCCAGCCTACCAAGGCACTGTTTGCAAGCGATACACTGAAGAACATGCCCTACAGCGATGTGTTCATCAATGACATGGAACGCTCCCACATGATCTATTACGGAGCAAACTCAGCAGAGATCCAGACCCAGATCCGCTATGCGGTAGAGTCGGTCATGCTTAGTGGTGTTAGTCCTCAAAAGGCCCTGGCAACACTTCGCTCTGCTGTTCAAGAGATTGTTGACGAACAGTAA
- a CDS encoding amino acid ABC transporter ATP-binding protein — protein sequence MEIITVENLQKSFDGLGVLKGISFTLNEGEVLSIIGPSGSGKSTLLRCLTQLEPVDGGTINVCGQTMVSSSKEGIVTYSDKQTLRSVRLNLGLVFQNFNLFPHMSVMRNITEPQMHVLKRSKKEAEEVGRELLRKMGLEEKEKAYPNQLSGGQQQRVSIARALALNPTVLCFDEPTSALDPELTGEILRVIKDLAKEKMTMIVVTHEMAFARDISDRIIFMDDGLIVEEGNPEELFNNPKNPRTQKFLNRYE from the coding sequence ATGGAAATCATAACCGTAGAAAACCTACAGAAATCATTCGATGGACTTGGGGTACTCAAGGGAATCTCATTCACCCTGAACGAGGGTGAGGTCCTTTCCATCATTGGGCCTTCTGGTAGCGGGAAGAGCACCCTGCTGCGTTGCCTTACGCAACTTGAACCCGTTGACGGGGGAACCATCAATGTATGTGGACAGACCATGGTCTCATCAAGCAAGGAAGGTATTGTTACTTACTCTGACAAGCAAACGCTTCGCTCGGTGAGACTCAATCTTGGTCTCGTGTTCCAAAACTTCAACCTCTTCCCCCATATGAGTGTGATGAGAAACATTACAGAGCCCCAGATGCATGTGCTCAAGCGCAGCAAAAAGGAAGCAGAAGAGGTAGGGAGAGAGCTCTTGAGGAAAATGGGATTGGAAGAGAAGGAGAAGGCTTACCCCAACCAACTCTCCGGTGGACAGCAACAGCGGGTATCCATCGCTCGTGCGTTGGCACTTAACCCCACCGTTCTATGTTTTGATGAACCCACCAGTGCACTCGATCCTGAACTGACCGGGGAAATTCTCCGTGTTATCAAAGATCTGGCAAAGGAAAAGATGACCATGATTGTGGTAACCCATGAGATGGCCTTTGCAAGGGATATCTCCGACCGTATCATCTTCATGGATGATGGTCTTATTGTTGAAGAAGGTAACCCTGAAGAGTTGTTCAATAATCCGAAGAACCCGAGGACACAGAAGTTCCTCAACCGCTACGAGTAA
- a CDS encoding RNA-binding domain-containing protein: MTLEQIKELLFLGESQRVEFKSSIRNLDELGKAVCGFLNSSGGYLICGVNESGKIFGIDDSYDAIDKLERFLIEHISPKAFVAVQVEELDKKLVISIEVPAGSDVPYAFKNVIYIRTGELTQIANNKTIRDIVMRHQIEPERWERRFSIADIEEHIDEQEVKATVSAVVSMRRVLFRDEKNLFMILEDLSVARYGRLTNGGDVLFTTNPAIRLPQTRIRAMRYSSDKAGDKFIDMKSFEGPLHRIFEDAYAFIIRNTSSISKFIKSSPKRLDSPIYPEEAVREALINALAHRDYSTASGGVSIHVYPHRLEIWNSGAFPEGVTEQSLLKGQISILRNPDIAHVLYLRGLMEKAGRGSVLMVQKCLENGLPSPFWKSDPNLGVTVTFSTPEVTPEVTPEVTPEVTPEVTPEVTPEVTPEVTPEVTPEVTPEVTPEVMKVLNHIRGEMSRKDLQDSIGLRDAEHFRKSYIQPALESRVIEMTIPEKTTSSNQKYRISSVGKQILANSNKNDTIIRKR, from the coding sequence ATGACTCTGGAACAGATTAAGGAACTACTATTTCTAGGAGAAAGCCAACGGGTTGAATTCAAGTCCTCCATACGTAATCTTGATGAGTTGGGAAAAGCTGTTTGCGGATTCCTCAATAGCTCTGGGGGGTATTTGATTTGTGGAGTGAACGAGAGCGGCAAAATATTTGGGATTGATGATTCTTATGACGCAATAGACAAGCTCGAGCGGTTTTTGATTGAACATATCTCTCCAAAGGCTTTCGTTGCTGTTCAAGTTGAGGAATTGGATAAGAAGCTGGTGATATCGATTGAAGTTCCAGCAGGGAGCGATGTTCCGTATGCCTTTAAAAATGTCATTTATATCCGTACAGGTGAGCTCACCCAAATAGCAAATAACAAAACCATTCGAGATATCGTGATGCGTCATCAGATTGAACCTGAACGTTGGGAGCGTCGTTTTTCCATTGCAGACATAGAGGAACACATTGATGAACAAGAAGTAAAAGCGACTGTGTCAGCAGTTGTAAGTATGCGTAGGGTATTGTTTCGGGATGAAAAAAATCTATTCATGATTTTGGAAGATCTCTCGGTTGCTCGTTACGGACGATTGACAAACGGTGGCGATGTGCTTTTTACCACAAATCCTGCTATCCGATTACCCCAAACTCGAATCAGGGCTATGCGCTACAGTTCAGATAAAGCTGGCGATAAATTTATTGACATGAAATCCTTCGAAGGTCCGTTGCATCGTATCTTCGAGGATGCCTATGCATTCATCATTCGTAATACTTCGAGCATTTCCAAATTTATTAAAAGTAGTCCTAAACGCCTTGATTCCCCTATATATCCTGAGGAAGCGGTGCGCGAAGCCTTAATCAATGCTTTAGCTCATCGTGACTATAGCACAGCGTCCGGAGGTGTCAGCATTCATGTGTATCCTCATCGGTTGGAGATATGGAACTCAGGTGCGTTCCCGGAGGGGGTAACCGAACAGAGCCTATTAAAAGGCCAAATCTCAATTCTTCGCAATCCTGATATAGCCCATGTATTGTATCTTCGGGGGCTTATGGAAAAAGCTGGTCGCGGTAGTGTGCTCATGGTGCAAAAATGTCTTGAAAATGGATTACCATCTCCGTTTTGGAAGTCAGATCCGAATCTGGGAGTTACAGTGACTTTTTCTACCCCGGAAGTCACCCCGGAAGTCACCCCGGAAGTCACCCCGGAAGTCACCCCGGAAGTCACCCCGGAAGTCACCCCGGAAGTCACCCCGGAAGTCACCCCGGAAGTCACCCCGGAAGTCACCCCGGAAGTCACCCCGGAAGTCATGAAGGTATTGAATCATATCAGGGGTGAAATGAGCCGAAAGGATTTACAGGATTCCATTGGATTACGGGATGCAGAACATTTCCGAAAATCCTATATACAGCCAGCTCTTGAGAGCAGAGTTATAGAAATGACTATTCCTGAAAAAACCACAAGCAGCAATCAAAAGTACCGGATCAGTTCAGTTGGCAAGCAGATACTGGCAAACTCTAATAAGAACGACACGATTATAAGAAAGCGTTAG
- a CDS encoding metal-dependent transcriptional regulator — translation MQKSGEDYLEAVLALSEIHEKVRTTDVALRLGVSKPSVNRAMKVLSADGYVKQETYGDIHLTEKGRLKASQVYFRHKTLTSFFQEVLGVDPVIAEQDACLIEHDISSETMEKLASYLRSVKKDFS, via the coding sequence ATGCAAAAGTCAGGGGAAGATTATCTTGAGGCTGTTTTGGCACTCAGCGAAATACACGAAAAAGTTAGGACGACCGATGTCGCCCTCCGTCTTGGTGTCTCAAAGCCCAGCGTAAACCGTGCCATGAAGGTGCTCTCTGCCGATGGATATGTGAAGCAGGAGACCTATGGGGATATCCACCTGACGGAAAAGGGGAGACTGAAAGCTTCCCAGGTCTATTTCAGGCACAAAACCCTTACCAGTTTCTTCCAGGAAGTACTGGGTGTGGACCCTGTCATTGCAGAACAGGATGCTTGCTTAATCGAGCACGACATCTCCAGCGAGACGATGGAGAAACTGGCTAGCTATTTGCGCTCGGTGAAAAAAGACTTCTCTTAG
- a CDS encoding DUF4062 domain-containing protein, protein MKEERDKLKIMVSSTVYGIEELLERVYTLLTSFGYEVWMSHKGTVPVFSNRTAFENCLQAVKDCDLFLGIITPNYGSGQNPNDPSSLSITHQEILKAIELNKPRWLLAHDNVVFARSLLNNLGYKGKTGRARLNLKKNQIFTDLRIIDLYEDATIDYESPETVPLDERKGNWVQKYHSNNDGSIFISSQFFRYQEVEEFIKENFQDGEPFQENGGDS, encoded by the coding sequence GTGAAGGAAGAAAGGGATAAGCTGAAGATAATGGTGTCTTCTACTGTATATGGAATAGAAGAATTGCTCGAACGCGTATATACGCTCTTAACTTCCTTTGGTTACGAGGTTTGGATGTCTCATAAAGGTACCGTACCTGTATTTTCTAATCGAACTGCCTTTGAAAACTGTTTGCAAGCAGTAAAGGATTGCGATTTATTTCTCGGAATCATAACACCCAACTATGGAAGTGGTCAGAATCCCAATGATCCATCAAGTCTCTCCATCACACATCAGGAGATACTCAAAGCAATTGAACTTAATAAACCTAGATGGCTGTTGGCTCACGATAATGTGGTGTTTGCCCGCTCACTGCTTAATAATCTAGGCTACAAAGGTAAGACAGGGCGGGCTAGATTAAACCTTAAGAAGAACCAGATCTTTACTGATCTACGAATCATTGATCTATACGAAGATGCTACTATTGATTATGAATCACCTGAGACCGTTCCTTTGGATGAACGAAAAGGTAACTGGGTGCAGAAATACCACTCCAACAATGATGGATCAATTTTTATAAGTTCACAGTTCTTCCGCTATCAGGAGGTTGAGGAATTCATCAAGGAAAACTTTCAAGACGGAGAGCCGTTTCAGGAAAATGGAGGGGATTCATGA
- the feoB gene encoding ferrous iron transport protein B, giving the protein MQTIALIGNPNSGKTTLFNALTGTSAYVGNWPGVTVEKKEGMVGGHTILDLPGIYSLSPYSPEEKLSRRYILDEQPDLIIDVIDATNLERSLYLTTQLAELGRPLLLVLNMADLLEKEGIKIDTKRLSQMTGSPVVTVSASRGTGIDELKEAIEHSLKEKHAALCPLFSNFIERYISHIIEDDYLHAIPKGRQMRWAAIKLIEEDELFLSSMPPIPEAFNTYLTKVRAELVDHYDDDPEAIIIDQRYKVAEHIAKDCQIRKKKEKSFNFDSIATNRIAAIPLFILIMGAVFYLSIGLVGGYTTPVLENLFGYLGSQVFTLSDTLGVHPLLSGILVDGIIAGVGAVLTFVPQLFVLFLLLSILEDCGYMARIAFIMDRLMRTLGLSGKSIIPLVIGTGCSVPAIMSSRTIEHQKQRELTVIVTPFIPCGAKMPVFALMLTYFFPGRWYIAPMIYLLGIVAVIVTGLLARAIDKHKETNAFILELPRYQLPTVRNVWLQTKERTLGFIQKAGTIILLSSVIIYLLSSYSFTFQAVDADASMLAIMGRIIAPLFAPLGFGFWQASVALLTGIAAKETIVSTLSVTIGTANLGSFFTPDSALSYMTFILLSSPCIAAIGAMFKELGSKRKLLYALLWQTGFAYLSALLVRYMVLLFI; this is encoded by the coding sequence ATGCAAACCATTGCCCTTATCGGGAATCCCAACTCTGGAAAGACAACGCTGTTCAACGCATTGACGGGAACCAGTGCTTATGTGGGCAACTGGCCTGGCGTTACCGTGGAAAAGAAGGAAGGCATGGTAGGCGGCCATACTATTTTGGACCTCCCCGGCATCTATTCGCTCTCCCCTTACAGCCCAGAAGAAAAACTTTCCAGACGCTATATTCTTGATGAACAGCCGGATCTTATCATTGATGTCATTGATGCAACTAATCTTGAGAGAAGTCTTTACCTGACCACCCAGCTTGCAGAGCTGGGCCGACCTCTCCTACTTGTACTTAATATGGCGGACCTTTTGGAAAAGGAAGGAATCAAGATCGATACCAAGCGTCTCAGCCAGATGACCGGCTCTCCGGTGGTGACTGTCTCAGCGAGCAGGGGAACAGGAATCGATGAACTGAAAGAGGCAATCGAGCATAGCCTGAAAGAAAAACATGCGGCGCTCTGCCCGCTCTTTTCCAACTTCATAGAACGCTATATCTCTCATATCATTGAGGATGATTACCTTCATGCAATACCGAAAGGAAGACAGATGCGATGGGCGGCCATCAAGCTTATTGAGGAAGATGAACTCTTTCTCTCTTCCATGCCTCCAATTCCAGAGGCGTTCAACACGTATCTTACCAAGGTACGTGCTGAGTTGGTTGACCACTATGACGATGACCCTGAAGCGATCATCATCGACCAGCGCTACAAGGTAGCAGAGCATATCGCAAAGGATTGTCAAATCCGAAAGAAAAAAGAGAAATCTTTTAATTTTGATTCCATCGCGACCAATCGCATAGCAGCTATTCCTCTGTTTATTTTGATCATGGGTGCAGTCTTCTATCTCTCCATTGGTCTGGTTGGAGGATACACCACCCCAGTTCTGGAGAATCTCTTCGGATACCTTGGTTCACAGGTGTTTACCTTATCAGATACGTTGGGGGTACACCCCTTGCTCTCAGGAATACTTGTCGATGGTATCATTGCAGGAGTTGGTGCGGTACTCACCTTTGTTCCCCAGCTATTTGTACTCTTTCTCCTTCTTTCTATCTTGGAAGATTGCGGGTATATGGCAAGGATTGCCTTCATCATGGATAGGCTGATGCGCACCCTGGGGCTTTCAGGCAAGTCCATCATTCCCTTGGTCATCGGGACCGGTTGCTCTGTACCTGCAATCATGAGCAGTAGAACAATCGAGCACCAGAAACAGAGGGAACTCACGGTCATTGTAACCCCATTCATTCCCTGTGGTGCAAAGATGCCGGTTTTTGCTCTTATGCTCACCTACTTTTTTCCTGGTCGGTGGTACATCGCCCCCATGATTTATCTTCTGGGTATTGTCGCGGTCATTGTTACAGGATTGCTTGCACGGGCAATCGACAAGCATAAGGAAACCAATGCCTTTATTCTTGAGCTACCCCGCTACCAATTACCTACAGTCAGGAATGTCTGGCTCCAGACCAAGGAGCGAACCCTGGGATTCATACAGAAGGCTGGAACCATCATCCTACTCTCCTCTGTGATCATCTATTTGCTCTCCTCGTACTCATTTACCTTCCAGGCAGTTGATGCGGATGCAAGCATGCTTGCAATCATGGGGAGGATTATCGCCCCACTGTTTGCCCCCTTGGGATTCGGGTTCTGGCAGGCTAGTGTTGCACTGTTGACGGGAATTGCCGCCAAGGAGACCATTGTCAGTACACTGAGCGTAACCATCGGGACTGCCAATCTGGGATCTTTCTTCACTCCCGACTCCGCTCTCTCCTATATGACTTTCATTCTGCTCTCCTCTCCTTGTATTGCCGCCATTGGAGCAATGTTCAAGGAACTGGGAAGCAAGAGAAAACTTCTGTATGCCCTGCTGTGGCAGACAGGATTCGCCTATCTATCAGCACTCTTGGTTCGTTACATGGTGCTGCTGTTCATATAA
- a CDS encoding amino acid ABC transporter permease, with product MGNLLMQMLVATMTSLKIFGLTLLFSLPLGMLVAKGRMSKNPIISNVVNVYIMIMRGTPLILQLLFVYFAPYYIFGSSYDRFTAVIVGYTINYAAYFAEIYRGGIQSIPVGQYEASLVLGFSKAHTFTHVIAPQVVKRIIPAMGNEVITLVKDTALAQTIGVAELFRVAQNASAREFSTMPIFIAGVFYFLMNAVVSRSFDLLERKLNYYR from the coding sequence ATGGGAAACCTCTTAATGCAGATGCTGGTTGCCACGATGACCAGTTTGAAGATATTCGGCCTTACCCTGCTATTCTCCCTCCCCCTGGGTATGTTGGTTGCAAAAGGCAGGATGTCGAAAAACCCAATCATTTCCAACGTGGTAAATGTGTACATCATGATCATGAGGGGAACTCCCTTGATCCTCCAGCTCTTGTTTGTCTACTTTGCACCCTACTACATCTTCGGCTCCTCTTATGACCGTTTCACTGCTGTTATTGTAGGCTATACCATCAACTATGCAGCGTATTTTGCCGAGATCTACCGTGGTGGAATCCAATCGATACCCGTCGGGCAGTATGAGGCATCCTTGGTTCTTGGTTTCTCGAAGGCACACACATTCACCCATGTGATTGCCCCTCAGGTGGTCAAACGCATTATCCCTGCAATGGGAAACGAGGTAATCACCCTGGTTAAAGATACTGCACTTGCCCAGACTATCGGGGTTGCAGAACTGTTCAGGGTTGCCCAGAACGCCTCAGCTAGGGAGTTCTCGACCATGCCCATCTTCATTGCCGGAGTGTTTTACTTCTTGATGAATGCGGTAGTCTCCCGTTCATTCGACCTGCTTGAGAGAAAGCTCAACTACTACCGCTAG
- a CDS encoding ferrous iron transport protein A, whose translation MQMTMDELTVGQRGAVKAIHAPKQLKRRLMDMGFTKGVDIEVVKLAPMGDPIEVSVRGYNLCLRRAEARKIELR comes from the coding sequence ATGCAAATGACGATGGACGAATTGACCGTAGGACAGAGAGGGGCTGTAAAAGCAATACACGCCCCAAAACAGCTTAAGCGACGACTGATGGATATGGGATTCACCAAAGGTGTAGATATTGAAGTTGTCAAGCTGGCTCCGATGGGAGACCCCATCGAGGTATCCGTTCGTGGATACAATCTCTGCTTGAGAAGAGCAGAAGCACGCAAGATTGAACTGAGATAG
- a CDS encoding amidohydrolase family protein — protein sequence MNRYHLRNAEIIDGSDSAPFWGDLLVESDMIQAILPPHSQVREGYTVIDCTDKVLCPGFIDMHGHSDLEVLRNPPMQPKIGQGITTEVAGNCGIGVFPCQRGSTFLRELCGDVLGAYPEAGWKSFSAYTQHWRSGTNMAFLQAHSTLRRASMEGNVNRSATDSEISKMSTFLRESLEAGCLGMSTGLYYAPCIFAEEKELLALLKVVAEYKRLFAVHMRCEGSDILDSLKEVLSLAERTGVRLEISHLKVIGRKNQHLVDEVLFMIDHARERGLDVQFDQYPYHFGSTSLFSLLPPSYLRLPREELQSLLKDASARMKIRSEMEYPKGWDSIAELCGWDQVSIQSLEGNRQYEMMSLSEIAREQGSDPYEVFFDILQEAKGTALMMDVTQSEESLKKILSHPLMCFGTDALYAGALSHPRSYQSTLHLLDRYGKQEAVLPLQSLIARMTGNPAKRLGLNDRGFIKTGYKADLVLLDWQNLAEHNDIKHPEITGDGISMVMVNGMVAYQEGTYHDSTSGALLLYS from the coding sequence ATGAATCGCTATCACCTAAGGAATGCTGAAATCATTGATGGATCCGATTCCGCCCCTTTTTGGGGCGATCTTCTTGTTGAATCAGATATGATTCAGGCAATCCTTCCCCCTCACTCCCAGGTAAGGGAGGGATACACGGTAATTGATTGTACTGACAAGGTCCTCTGTCCCGGATTCATCGATATGCATGGACATAGTGATCTTGAAGTACTGAGGAATCCTCCAATGCAACCCAAGATCGGACAGGGGATTACCACTGAGGTTGCCGGAAACTGCGGTATCGGGGTATTCCCCTGCCAGAGGGGAAGCACCTTTCTGAGAGAACTCTGTGGGGATGTCCTGGGAGCATATCCAGAGGCCGGTTGGAAATCTTTCTCAGCCTATACGCAGCATTGGAGAAGTGGAACCAATATGGCATTCCTGCAGGCCCACAGTACGCTGAGAAGGGCGAGTATGGAAGGAAATGTTAACAGGAGTGCAACAGATTCTGAAATTTCCAAGATGTCCACCTTTCTTAGGGAGAGCCTGGAAGCAGGCTGCCTGGGTATGTCCACAGGCTTGTACTATGCGCCTTGTATATTTGCTGAAGAGAAGGAGTTGCTTGCTCTCCTAAAGGTAGTTGCAGAATACAAGAGGCTTTTTGCAGTACATATGCGTTGCGAAGGAAGTGATATTCTTGATTCTCTCAAGGAAGTGCTTTCTCTCGCTGAGCGTACAGGAGTGAGGCTGGAGATCAGCCACCTTAAGGTGATTGGGAGGAAGAACCAGCACCTTGTGGATGAGGTGCTCTTCATGATCGACCATGCCAGGGAGAGAGGTCTGGATGTGCAGTTTGACCAGTATCCCTACCACTTTGGTTCAACCAGCCTGTTCAGTCTTCTCCCTCCTTCCTATCTACGCTTGCCCCGCGAGGAGCTGCAGTCCCTCCTAAAGGATGCTTCAGCCCGGATGAAAATACGGAGTGAGATGGAATATCCAAAGGGTTGGGACTCCATCGCTGAACTTTGCGGATGGGATCAGGTAAGTATCCAAAGTCTGGAAGGTAATAGACAGTATGAGATGATGAGTTTAAGTGAGATAGCCCGAGAGCAGGGTAGTGACCCGTACGAAGTTTTCTTTGACATTCTCCAGGAAGCAAAGGGAACTGCACTGATGATGGATGTTACCCAAAGTGAGGAGTCTCTCAAGAAAATCCTCTCTCATCCTCTCATGTGTTTTGGTACGGATGCCCTCTATGCCGGTGCTCTGAGTCATCCACGGTCCTATCAGAGTACGCTCCACCTGCTTGATAGATATGGAAAACAAGAAGCAGTACTACCTCTCCAATCCCTGATTGCAAGAATGACCGGCAATCCGGCAAAACGATTAGGATTAAACGACAGGGGATTCATTAAAACCGGCTATAAAGCGGACTTGGTGCTCCTCGATTGGCAGAACCTTGCTGAACATAATGATATCAAACACCCTGAGATTACCGGAGACGGCATATCGATGGTGATGGTCAATGGTATGGTGGCCTATCAGGAAGGTACTTACCATGATAGTACCAGTGGGGCTCTGCTGCTTTACTCGTAG